Proteins encoded by one window of Novosphingobium sp. P6W:
- a CDS encoding GSCFA domain-containing protein codes for MPIQSFSSREAGRNMRANPLSLWPGGRRSGHRLEQIAEIAGMPSFQFSMEDKIMTIGSCFAREIEKALAAKGFELPAMALQLTAEERGGGTANEILNKYTVHSMANEIEWAFEPPAVRPEDLFVTAGEGLWHDPHLVANMSPVTMEYATERREKVYSIMRRLPECRVVVVTLGLAEAWYDTKIDAYLNVMPPQAALNAEPDRFRLDVLSYQDITDGVERLLALVRKYGHPEHKVLLTVSPVPFKATMTGRDALAANTYSKSVQRAAAEAAVLRHDNVDYFPSYEIVTLTDRKIAYRVDNIHVNPEVVGEIMRRAIRTYLPDEAVKEEQPVTAAVAQDPSRDPFTTTSILAAAHAALDADDYATAASHFSALLYRAGDSIRRAEMRDCYKGLLRALLGGNRLKEARRVCEEWLSKDPENGAAAAMASKIMERDKKPEAALEFAARAVELQPENGIYHQRLAILLDRSGEKEQARASAREALRFMPDLDGARKLLEA; via the coding sequence ATGCCCATTCAATCTTTCTCATCGCGCGAAGCAGGCCGCAACATGCGCGCCAACCCGCTAAGCCTGTGGCCCGGCGGTCGCCGTAGCGGGCATAGGCTGGAACAAATCGCCGAAATCGCAGGCATGCCCAGCTTCCAGTTCTCGATGGAAGACAAGATCATGACCATCGGGTCATGTTTCGCTCGTGAAATCGAGAAAGCACTGGCGGCAAAAGGCTTCGAACTGCCTGCCATGGCCTTGCAGCTTACCGCCGAGGAGCGCGGCGGCGGCACCGCCAACGAAATTCTCAACAAGTACACCGTTCATTCCATGGCCAACGAGATTGAATGGGCCTTCGAACCGCCGGCCGTGCGCCCCGAAGACCTCTTCGTGACGGCGGGGGAAGGCCTGTGGCATGATCCTCATCTGGTCGCCAACATGTCGCCGGTGACGATGGAATACGCGACCGAGCGGCGCGAGAAAGTCTATTCGATCATGCGCCGGCTTCCGGAATGCAGGGTCGTCGTTGTGACCTTGGGTCTGGCCGAAGCCTGGTATGACACCAAGATCGACGCTTATCTCAACGTAATGCCGCCGCAAGCAGCGCTCAATGCCGAGCCCGACCGGTTCCGACTGGACGTGTTGAGTTACCAGGACATCACCGATGGCGTGGAGCGGCTCCTGGCGCTTGTGCGCAAGTATGGTCATCCCGAACACAAAGTGCTGCTGACTGTCTCGCCTGTACCATTCAAGGCGACCATGACCGGCCGCGACGCGCTTGCTGCCAATACCTACAGCAAGTCCGTGCAGCGTGCCGCTGCCGAAGCAGCCGTGCTGCGCCACGACAACGTGGATTATTTCCCCAGCTACGAAATCGTGACGCTGACTGACCGCAAGATCGCGTATCGAGTGGATAACATCCACGTGAACCCTGAGGTCGTCGGTGAGATCATGCGCCGTGCGATCCGCACATATCTGCCTGACGAAGCTGTCAAGGAAGAGCAGCCGGTCACCGCCGCGGTGGCGCAGGATCCCTCGCGCGATCCTTTCACGACAACCTCGATCCTCGCAGCGGCTCATGCGGCGCTGGACGCCGACGATTACGCTACTGCCGCAAGCCATTTCTCGGCGTTGCTGTACCGGGCTGGAGATAGCATCCGACGCGCGGAGATGCGCGATTGCTACAAGGGGCTTCTACGGGCGTTGCTAGGCGGAAATCGCCTCAAGGAGGCGCGCCGCGTTTGCGAGGAATGGCTGTCCAAGGATCCGGAAAACGGCGCAGCCGCAGCCATGGCCTCCAAGATCATGGAGCGGGACAAGAAGCCTGAAGCTGCTTTGGAATTCGCGGCGCGCGCCGTGGAACTGCAGCCCGAAAACGGCATCTATCACCAGCGACTGGCAATCCTGCTCGACCGTAGCGGCGAAAAGGAACAGGCGCGTGCATCGGCGCGCGAAGCTCTGCGCTTCATGCCTGACCTCGACGGGGCCAGAAAGCTTCTGGAAGCCTGA
- a CDS encoding 3-deoxy-manno-octulosonate cytidylyltransferase, whose translation MNLPSFAIIIPARYASTRYPGKPLVPLRGCDGQSKTLIRRSWECAMSVEGATGVWVATDDERIQDEVLGFGGQVVMTDEACANGTERCADAIARLGDVAEVIVNLQGDAPLSPAFVVHDLVRKLVEDPQAAMATPGVRCSRSVYRHLADDAAQGRVGGTTVVCNSTGRALYFSKRLLPYLPSAEAERDHPPVNLHLGLYAYRPEALRLYNAAAVSELEQLEGLEQLRFLDIGQAVAVVHLDPLSWDSIELNNPSDVEVIERILEQRGIA comes from the coding sequence ATGAATCTTCCCAGCTTTGCGATCATCATTCCAGCGCGCTATGCGTCGACGCGCTATCCGGGCAAGCCGCTGGTGCCGCTGCGCGGCTGCGACGGGCAGTCCAAAACACTGATCCGGCGCAGTTGGGAATGTGCGATGTCGGTCGAAGGCGCCACCGGGGTGTGGGTCGCTACCGATGACGAACGCATCCAGGACGAGGTGCTGGGCTTCGGCGGTCAGGTAGTGATGACGGACGAGGCCTGCGCGAACGGAACGGAACGATGTGCGGACGCTATTGCGCGGCTTGGCGACGTTGCCGAAGTGATCGTGAACCTGCAGGGAGACGCGCCGCTTTCGCCTGCGTTCGTCGTTCACGATTTAGTCCGTAAGCTGGTGGAGGACCCTCAGGCGGCGATGGCGACGCCAGGCGTGCGATGCTCGCGTTCGGTCTACCGGCACCTGGCGGACGATGCCGCGCAGGGCCGGGTCGGCGGCACCACTGTGGTGTGCAACAGTACTGGCCGTGCGCTCTATTTCTCCAAGCGCCTTCTGCCTTACCTGCCCTCCGCTGAAGCCGAGCGTGACCATCCTCCCGTCAACCTGCACCTGGGCCTTTATGCCTACCGTCCCGAGGCGCTGCGACTTTACAATGCCGCTGCGGTTTCGGAGTTGGAGCAGCTTGAAGGGCTTGAACAACTGCGCTTTCTGGACATCGGGCAGGCAGTGGCCGTCGTCCATCTCGACCCGCTCTCATGGGACTCGATCGAGCTCAACAATCCCAGCGACGTCGAAGTGATAGAACGCATCCTGGAACAGCGCGGCATTGCGTAA
- a CDS encoding ABC transporter permease has product MPALGNMPTSDQPTNGGPAGDRAERVLPLKGLKAQARIVWALLLREIITRFGRRNIGFLWLFVEPAMFVIVITAIWTATHDLHRSQIPIAAFTLTGYTSMLMWRNTPSRCIGALSSNQSLLYHRQVTMLDIYLARIILEFAGVTTSFMVLGLLMWMGGWLEPPENVLQVIGGWGLLAWFGMALALTLGPLSERYPAVQKLWSPIAILLFILSGTSFLLDTFPPTVRYWLLWLPMTSGLEYLREGFFGSQFKAHYDLEYMCTATMVLMLFGLTQVRRVALNETIIA; this is encoded by the coding sequence TTGCCGGCGTTAGGGAACATGCCAACTAGCGATCAGCCAACCAATGGCGGTCCGGCCGGCGATCGCGCAGAACGCGTTCTACCGCTAAAGGGGCTGAAGGCTCAGGCACGGATTGTCTGGGCCCTGCTCCTGCGCGAGATCATAACGCGCTTCGGCCGACGCAACATCGGCTTTTTATGGCTGTTCGTCGAACCTGCCATGTTCGTGATCGTGATTACCGCGATCTGGACGGCTACCCACGACCTGCACCGCTCGCAGATCCCGATCGCGGCGTTTACCCTTACCGGGTACACATCGATGCTGATGTGGCGCAACACGCCCTCGCGCTGTATCGGCGCCCTGAGTTCCAACCAGTCGCTGCTCTATCACCGCCAGGTGACAATGCTGGACATTTACTTGGCCCGTATCATTCTCGAATTCGCCGGCGTGACGACAAGTTTCATGGTGCTGGGTCTGTTGATGTGGATGGGCGGTTGGCTGGAGCCGCCCGAGAACGTGCTACAAGTCATCGGCGGTTGGGGTCTGCTGGCATGGTTCGGCATGGCGCTCGCGTTGACGCTCGGGCCGTTGTCAGAACGTTATCCTGCCGTGCAGAAGCTGTGGTCACCCATCGCGATCCTGCTTTTCATCCTGTCAGGCACCAGCTTCCTGCTGGATACCTTCCCCCCCACGGTTCGCTATTGGCTGCTGTGGCTGCCCATGACAAGCGGCCTGGAATACCTGCGCGAAGGCTTCTTCGGTTCGCAATTCAAGGCACATTATGATCTTGAGTACATGTGCACGGCGACGATGGTGCTGATGCTGTTTGGTCTTACTCAGGTTCGCCGCGTGGCTTTGAATGAGACGATCATAGCATGA
- a CDS encoding sulfotransferase, whose protein sequence is MVETRYDMAVFVMGMHRSGTSALARVLMLLYGDSPTQLLDPNSANPLGFWEAPRINAVNQALLADRGTNWHGVSALGSHGAAANGEDFAVIRSAVADMFPNARRPVIKDPRICRLAPLWIEALRDQTSELAFPFILRNPSEVAISLSQRNRFPHALGLNLWLRHYLDAENATRAHKRGLVRYDALLADWRTALHTLHDHMEMDFEPSAASGAIDAFLTPDLHRQNVSREQVEADFTAYPMVSELWDLLNEWSAKGRLNASDIGRMDRLRGDFDRVAPLMDTVLEQQRVQEKRRIQDKKSKLPDEATPLQTLKHITQLRKEHGTAMRSLEDGMKAVLADLAASRQAEARIETIRQEAEHQQTLLRGDHAREIDALKRMVEGAVLHENDWRARANEVAAARDAAVQQAEMALSRLGDLAGQLQDIAAIASDHDDRNSDILSAEDADAIYEQAQPALAVFQDTIALARGLEADINASRSELLDAVHERDEAKESLGALRAELSEIQDELTVLREGGEARLDVAERERAAAQNEASALREEIAVVRSDLKSVTRKYRTTQATLSRTKAGLDKAKVRLTSLKELSQRNQHELEVARANWAYRFAQALALLWMRMLSSAKAVRSSTQPRQRDVAGIIAGSGLFDAAWYLERYPDVAKGSMPPLEHFARFGWKELRDPGPDFSASRYLRENPDVAQAGLNPVVHYIENGQLEGRSTHKSKLAHKPAQALPVFAAPAPVHACAAALELPLAVHQTDRDLQPSMSGSFAAVAAACETAPDNAAALARFLQLSGLASYDADAWRSAERDAFHPPADAWFANGNLLRLRCDAGDDQDASFQVLVCQYDPGAREPTVLSAGKRGHADLLDVPLRSLCHPLLVAALAPSGELLYAFVIAFPSLMRGGMHHADFLSEIARPGGSDANNPLAYSVMLAKRLAAIRCGAATPAIARIAVEVKGAVGTGPLFDPAVRTWLRDVFDMPIVVAGEADAGDRASAGEMYLRDIVAQTGTLHPAGATLFIHGDVLPSVSILCATLDVEETGNADVNLALPEALVHRDASLPSFAFILPPVALQAPAMAAPPHFRGHTRMEGQHIPRRPMPPASIAVERGVPLHDAELLFPVSAAETLTDFRPRAVRVMIFGEGADTGDIERSLASLAMQDCAEAVSVSFIGVYESEAEGGPGSVARERAGQLFGGRVAIAESLSEALANCDEPFCGILAPGIVLHDGRSLSVLSEMVENGAASACCPLVSSSRLGKGWTVKVAANGLSAETPRGSHVEGDIAKTVGLWRRSYPVREPIPEFWLTDTAKLTRWSKDDVHQLPRDDGEHWCTALTTASITGHVTATTSAHGAWFEAPIADSACFTAVRVLNG, encoded by the coding sequence ATGGTTGAAACCCGTTACGACATGGCCGTTTTCGTCATGGGAATGCACAGGTCGGGTACTTCCGCCCTGGCAAGGGTTCTGATGCTCCTGTACGGAGACAGCCCTACGCAATTGCTGGACCCTAACAGTGCCAATCCCCTTGGTTTCTGGGAGGCCCCCAGGATCAATGCGGTCAATCAGGCGCTTCTGGCGGATCGGGGCACGAACTGGCACGGCGTCTCGGCGCTAGGCAGCCATGGGGCTGCGGCCAACGGTGAAGACTTCGCCGTCATTCGTAGCGCCGTCGCTGACATGTTCCCCAACGCTCGACGCCCGGTGATCAAAGATCCGCGCATCTGCCGGCTTGCACCCTTGTGGATCGAAGCGCTGCGCGATCAGACAAGCGAACTCGCCTTTCCCTTCATTCTGCGTAATCCCAGCGAAGTCGCGATATCGCTGAGTCAGCGCAATAGGTTCCCACACGCTCTCGGCCTCAACCTGTGGCTTCGCCATTATCTGGATGCCGAAAATGCCACGCGGGCGCACAAGCGGGGACTGGTGCGCTACGACGCCCTTCTAGCTGACTGGCGCACGGCTCTTCACACGCTGCACGACCATATGGAGATGGACTTCGAACCCAGTGCCGCAAGCGGCGCGATCGATGCCTTTTTGACGCCGGATCTGCACCGCCAGAATGTTTCGCGGGAACAGGTCGAGGCAGATTTTACCGCGTACCCCATGGTGTCGGAGCTGTGGGACTTGTTGAACGAGTGGTCCGCCAAAGGACGATTGAACGCGAGTGATATCGGTAGGATGGATCGGCTGCGCGGCGATTTTGATCGTGTCGCCCCCCTAATGGACACAGTCCTGGAGCAGCAGCGGGTTCAGGAAAAGCGCCGCATTCAGGATAAGAAGAGCAAGCTGCCCGACGAAGCAACTCCCCTGCAAACGCTGAAGCATATTACCCAGTTGCGGAAAGAGCATGGCACAGCCATGCGCAGCCTGGAGGACGGCATGAAGGCCGTCTTAGCCGACCTAGCGGCTTCGCGGCAGGCCGAGGCGCGGATTGAGACGATCCGCCAGGAAGCCGAGCATCAGCAGACCTTGCTGCGCGGCGATCATGCCCGCGAAATCGACGCGCTCAAACGCATGGTCGAAGGCGCGGTTCTGCACGAGAACGACTGGCGCGCGCGCGCAAACGAGGTCGCTGCGGCGAGGGATGCAGCGGTACAGCAGGCCGAAATGGCCCTATCGCGGTTAGGGGACCTTGCCGGCCAGCTCCAAGATATCGCAGCAATTGCGTCCGATCATGACGACAGAAATTCTGACATTCTGTCCGCCGAAGACGCGGATGCCATCTATGAACAGGCGCAGCCCGCCCTCGCGGTCTTCCAAGACACGATAGCGCTGGCACGCGGTCTCGAAGCCGATATCAATGCGAGCCGGAGCGAACTGCTCGACGCCGTCCATGAGCGGGACGAGGCCAAGGAAAGTCTGGGCGCTCTGCGAGCCGAACTGTCCGAGATACAGGACGAGCTCACCGTGCTGCGCGAAGGGGGCGAGGCCAGGCTTGACGTGGCCGAGCGCGAACGGGCCGCCGCGCAAAACGAAGCCTCCGCTTTGCGCGAGGAAATCGCGGTCGTACGCTCCGATCTCAAGTCAGTGACGCGCAAGTACAGGACGACGCAAGCCACCCTGAGCCGCACCAAGGCGGGGCTGGACAAGGCCAAGGTTCGCCTGACCTCGCTCAAGGAACTGTCACAGCGCAACCAGCATGAATTGGAAGTTGCCCGCGCAAATTGGGCTTATCGCTTCGCACAAGCCTTAGCCTTGCTGTGGATGCGGATGTTGTCATCGGCCAAAGCCGTGCGCTCTTCCACGCAGCCGCGCCAGCGCGATGTGGCGGGCATAATAGCCGGGTCCGGCCTGTTTGATGCGGCGTGGTATCTCGAACGCTATCCTGATGTCGCCAAGGGCTCGATGCCCCCGCTGGAGCACTTCGCGCGCTTCGGTTGGAAGGAACTGCGCGATCCGGGCCCAGACTTCAGCGCATCGCGTTACTTGCGCGAGAACCCAGATGTCGCGCAAGCCGGACTGAATCCGGTCGTTCACTATATTGAGAACGGCCAGCTTGAGGGGCGCAGCACTCACAAATCGAAGCTGGCGCACAAGCCGGCACAAGCTCTCCCCGTCTTCGCCGCCCCTGCGCCGGTCCATGCCTGCGCCGCAGCTCTGGAGCTGCCGTTAGCGGTTCACCAGACGGATCGCGATCTGCAACCCTCCATGAGCGGGTCTTTCGCGGCGGTCGCAGCAGCCTGCGAAACAGCACCAGACAACGCGGCAGCGCTGGCACGTTTTCTGCAGCTTTCGGGCCTTGCTTCCTATGACGCCGACGCCTGGCGCTCTGCCGAGCGCGACGCTTTCCATCCGCCTGCCGACGCATGGTTCGCTAACGGCAACCTGCTGCGCCTGCGCTGTGACGCCGGAGACGATCAGGACGCGAGCTTTCAGGTCCTGGTATGTCAATACGATCCCGGGGCACGCGAACCTACCGTGCTGTCCGCGGGGAAACGCGGGCATGCCGACCTGCTCGACGTGCCACTGCGTTCTTTGTGCCACCCTCTGCTTGTAGCCGCGCTCGCCCCTTCGGGCGAACTGCTGTATGCTTTCGTCATCGCCTTCCCCTCGTTGATGCGCGGCGGCATGCATCATGCCGACTTCCTGAGCGAGATCGCCCGCCCTGGCGGCAGTGATGCGAACAATCCGCTCGCTTACTCGGTGATGCTGGCCAAACGCCTCGCGGCGATCCGCTGCGGCGCCGCTACCCCGGCGATCGCGCGTATCGCGGTCGAAGTGAAAGGCGCAGTCGGGACCGGTCCCCTGTTTGACCCTGCCGTGCGTACCTGGCTGCGCGACGTATTTGACATGCCGATCGTCGTCGCCGGCGAAGCTGACGCGGGCGACAGGGCCAGCGCGGGCGAAATGTACCTGCGCGACATCGTTGCGCAGACAGGGACCCTGCACCCTGCGGGGGCAACTCTGTTCATTCATGGCGATGTGCTGCCGTCTGTCTCTATTCTTTGCGCTACGCTCGATGTCGAAGAGACTGGCAACGCCGACGTGAACCTCGCCCTGCCCGAAGCGCTCGTCCACCGTGACGCCTCGCTGCCGTCCTTTGCCTTTATCCTGCCACCCGTAGCGCTGCAGGCACCTGCAATGGCAGCGCCACCGCATTTCCGCGGGCATACACGGATGGAAGGTCAGCATATCCCGCGCCGCCCTATGCCGCCGGCATCCATCGCGGTGGAGCGGGGCGTGCCATTGCATGATGCCGAACTGCTCTTTCCTGTCTCCGCTGCCGAGACGCTCACCGATTTCCGCCCCCGGGCCGTGCGCGTGATGATCTTCGGCGAGGGTGCGGATACTGGCGATATAGAGCGATCGCTCGCCTCGCTGGCGATGCAGGATTGTGCGGAAGCGGTAAGTGTGTCCTTCATCGGCGTTTACGAGAGTGAAGCCGAAGGCGGCCCGGGCAGCGTTGCGCGCGAACGGGCCGGGCAGCTGTTCGGCGGACGGGTAGCCATCGCCGAGAGCCTGTCAGAAGCATTGGCCAATTGTGACGAACCGTTCTGCGGCATCCTGGCCCCCGGCATTGTGTTGCATGATGGGCGCAGTCTCAGCGTGCTATCCGAAATGGTCGAAAACGGGGCGGCGTCGGCCTGCTGCCCGCTGGTATCAAGCAGCAGGCTCGGCAAGGGCTGGACCGTCAAAGTCGCGGCCAACGGCCTCTCCGCAGAAACACCGCGCGGCAGCCATGTCGAAGGCGACATCGCGAAAACGGTGGGCCTGTGGCGCCGCAGCTATCCGGTGCGTGAGCCGATCCCGGAGTTCTGGCTCACCGACACCGCGAAGCTGACGAGATGGTCGAAAGATGATGTGCATCAGCTACCCCGCGACGATGGCGAGCACTGGTGCACAGCGCTGACCACCGCAAGTATCACCGGGCATGTTACCGCGACCACCTCAGCCCACGGGGCCTGGTTCGAGGCTCCGATCGCCGACTCTGCCTGCTTCACCGCCGTACGGGTGCTCAACGGATGA
- a CDS encoding DUF5672 family protein, translated as MTTAAAPPAPYLDLPQVTLCAASSVNVAATIKALERCMDKARFGAALLFTDDCTAALPPTVRRVEIAPLHSSAQYSRFMLGELAPWITTSHCLVVQWDGFIVNPHLWDTRFLDYDYIGASWPQFADGHDVGNGGFSLRSRRLLDACLAQGFRYDGEAEDLAICRTNRKMLEIDHAIRFADRETADSFSAERRGAVSCAFGFHGAFNLIEAVGVSAFQETYRKLDHRATLRIDLWPIFLKLLKRGAIASALRFASSIKRSHC; from the coding sequence TTGACAACGGCTGCCGCCCCGCCAGCGCCGTATCTCGACCTGCCGCAAGTAACGTTATGCGCGGCGAGCAGCGTAAACGTCGCAGCGACGATCAAGGCGCTGGAACGGTGTATGGATAAAGCACGGTTCGGCGCTGCTCTGTTGTTCACAGACGACTGCACTGCGGCGCTGCCGCCGACGGTACGCCGCGTGGAAATCGCGCCACTGCACTCGTCCGCGCAGTATTCGCGATTTATGCTTGGTGAACTGGCGCCCTGGATCACGACCTCTCATTGCCTGGTCGTGCAATGGGATGGCTTTATCGTAAACCCGCACCTGTGGGACACCCGGTTCTTGGACTATGACTATATCGGCGCCTCCTGGCCGCAATTCGCGGATGGGCACGACGTCGGCAACGGCGGCTTCTCCCTGCGCAGTCGGCGTTTGCTCGACGCCTGCCTCGCGCAAGGGTTTCGGTATGACGGCGAGGCGGAGGACCTTGCGATTTGCCGAACCAACCGCAAAATGCTGGAAATTGACCACGCCATACGTTTTGCCGATCGCGAGACTGCCGACAGCTTTTCGGCCGAACGCCGCGGCGCGGTGTCGTGCGCCTTTGGCTTTCACGGGGCATTTAACCTCATCGAAGCAGTCGGCGTGTCCGCGTTTCAGGAGACGTATCGCAAGCTAGATCACCGCGCGACGCTGCGGATCGATTTATGGCCGATATTCCTCAAACTGCTAAAGCGCGGCGCGATCGCTTCAGCATTGCGTTTTGCCAGCTCCATCAAACGATCTCACTGCTAA
- a CDS encoding glycosyltransferase family 2 protein, which yields MLVRLQAFQRAPVRYLQGIVWRARGMKVRSRHRLSELMGSAPHAYQLWIATREVHLHAALADVPSCAPPLTIVVDARESGAGLERTLHAVEQAGLVARRRGGWNLRDVLVLGDAAIPPAFAGNVRTLPSLETLRSALAASGEIDIRPWILTLKAGDRLAPVALLAYAAALLAYPKADLLYADDDLVRDDGDRHTPHFKPEWNGELARHHDFLTDSCVFACDPAAIDGAWPEDAIRACTSPQHVALVLHHRRARPLPVIPPARRSLPQGLSPMAQELPHVSIIVPTRNHGELLRMCMEGLAATRYPSFDVTIIDNGSDEPDTLAYLEEISAAGVRVVSDPSPFNYAAMHNAVVGALRGPLICFLNNDIEIPEPQWLETMAIAALRPDTGAVGARLLYPDGTIQHAGIVMGVGGGAAHAHRFLAPDQEGYFARAYVPQFVSAVTAACLLLEKSKFEAVGGFDAANFAVAFNDVDLCLKLTARGWKSFYEPRAVLIHHESKSRGTDDTPEKKHRFAGELSALKRIWHTDVEIDPYHHPELSPYSEHFVVRL from the coding sequence GTGCTGGTTCGGCTTCAGGCTTTCCAGCGAGCGCCGGTTCGCTATCTGCAAGGGATTGTCTGGCGCGCCCGGGGAATGAAGGTCAGATCGCGGCACCGGTTGTCCGAACTCATGGGCAGCGCCCCGCATGCCTACCAGCTGTGGATCGCCACGCGTGAGGTACATCTGCATGCAGCGCTGGCAGATGTACCCTCCTGCGCGCCCCCGTTGACCATCGTTGTCGATGCGCGAGAAAGCGGCGCAGGCCTAGAAAGAACGCTACACGCGGTCGAACAGGCTGGTTTAGTTGCGCGGCGCCGTGGGGGCTGGAATCTGCGGGATGTCCTCGTACTTGGCGATGCCGCAATACCACCAGCGTTTGCAGGCAACGTGCGGACGCTACCCAGCCTGGAAACGCTGCGCTCCGCACTTGCCGCGTCTGGTGAAATCGACATCCGCCCCTGGATCCTGACGTTGAAGGCCGGGGACAGGTTGGCCCCGGTCGCGCTGTTGGCCTACGCCGCTGCCTTGCTGGCATATCCGAAAGCCGATCTGCTCTATGCGGACGACGATCTTGTCCGGGACGATGGAGACAGGCATACGCCTCATTTCAAACCCGAGTGGAACGGGGAACTGGCACGGCATCACGATTTCCTAACCGATAGCTGCGTGTTTGCCTGCGATCCGGCCGCCATCGATGGCGCATGGCCGGAGGATGCTATCCGGGCCTGCACCAGTCCCCAGCACGTTGCGTTGGTGCTGCACCACCGCCGCGCCCGGCCCCTACCGGTAATTCCTCCAGCCCGCAGGTCCCTGCCACAGGGTCTGAGCCCGATGGCACAAGAGTTGCCGCACGTCAGCATCATCGTGCCCACCCGCAACCATGGCGAGTTGCTGCGAATGTGTATGGAGGGGCTTGCGGCTACGCGGTATCCCTCTTTTGATGTGACGATAATCGACAATGGGTCGGACGAGCCTGATACGCTGGCTTATCTGGAGGAAATCTCCGCTGCCGGAGTGCGCGTGGTAAGCGACCCCAGCCCGTTTAACTATGCAGCTATGCACAACGCGGTAGTCGGCGCGCTGCGCGGTCCGCTGATCTGCTTCCTGAACAACGACATAGAAATTCCAGAACCCCAGTGGCTGGAAACCATGGCGATCGCGGCGCTCAGACCCGATACCGGCGCGGTAGGCGCGCGCCTGCTTTATCCTGACGGGACGATACAGCATGCTGGGATCGTCATGGGCGTAGGCGGCGGTGCGGCCCACGCCCATCGCTTCCTTGCGCCCGATCAGGAAGGGTACTTCGCGCGCGCGTACGTGCCGCAGTTCGTCAGCGCTGTGACTGCGGCCTGCCTTCTTCTGGAGAAGAGCAAGTTCGAAGCAGTCGGAGGGTTCGACGCTGCTAACTTCGCTGTGGCCTTCAATGATGTCGATCTGTGCCTCAAACTCACTGCGCGCGGATGGAAAAGTTTCTATGAGCCGAGGGCGGTCCTAATCCACCATGAATCGAAATCACGCGGAACCGATGACACCCCCGAAAAGAAGCACCGCTTCGCCGGGGAATTGTCGGCGTTGAAGCGGATCTGGCATACCGATGTCGAAATTGACCCGTATCACCACCCCGAATTGAGCCCATATTCCGAGCATTTCGTGGTGCGTCTTTGA
- the kdsA gene encoding 3-deoxy-8-phosphooctulonate synthase, whose protein sequence is MNTVTITPDVRLSNDLPFVLIGGMNAIEDHGLLLEVAGEFIAVTKALGIPYVFKASFDKANRSSVHSFRGPGMESGLKSLAAVKSRYDVPIITDVHEPFQAAPVAEVADIIQLPAFLARQTDLVAAMAATGSAINIKKPQFLAPHEMQHIIRKFAECGNDRVMLCERGSSFGYNNLVVDMLGIDQMRAYAPVIFDTTHALQRPGGRTDSADGRREQVTALARSGMALGLAGLFIEAHPDPSNALCDGPSALPLDLLRPFLEQMVAVDKLVKSFPVLQTG, encoded by the coding sequence GTGAATACCGTTACGATTACCCCCGACGTCCGGCTTTCCAACGACCTGCCGTTCGTCCTCATCGGCGGCATGAACGCCATTGAGGACCACGGCCTCTTGCTCGAAGTCGCCGGCGAATTCATTGCGGTGACAAAGGCGCTGGGCATTCCCTACGTATTTAAGGCTTCGTTCGATAAGGCCAACCGGTCTTCGGTCCACAGCTTCCGTGGGCCCGGCATGGAAAGCGGCCTTAAGAGCCTGGCAGCAGTGAAGTCCCGCTACGACGTGCCGATCATCACTGATGTCCATGAACCCTTCCAGGCGGCGCCGGTGGCGGAAGTGGCAGACATCATTCAGTTGCCCGCCTTTCTCGCACGCCAGACCGACCTAGTCGCCGCGATGGCCGCGACAGGGAGCGCGATCAACATCAAAAAGCCTCAGTTCCTCGCCCCGCACGAAATGCAGCATATCATTCGAAAGTTTGCCGAATGTGGCAACGACCGGGTGATGCTGTGTGAAAGGGGCAGCAGCTTTGGCTACAACAACCTTGTTGTGGACATGCTCGGCATAGATCAGATGCGGGCATATGCGCCGGTTATTTTCGATACTACCCATGCGCTGCAGCGGCCGGGCGGGCGCACCGACAGCGCCGATGGTCGCCGCGAACAGGTGACGGCACTGGCCCGCTCAGGTATGGCGCTGGGCCTTGCTGGGCTATTCATCGAGGCGCATCCGGATCCATCCAATGCGCTGTGCGACGGCCCAAGTGCTCTGCCCCTGGACCTGCTGCGCCCGTTCCTTGAGCAAATGGTTGCGGTCGACAAACTGGTAAAGTCGTTCCCGGTTCTCCAGACGGGCTGA